The nucleotide window GTATTCGGCAGTAACTGACTGTGCCAGCCGCAATGTTTTTGCATCGCCGGTTGACCTGGCAGTTGATACCTGCCTGTTGATGTCAGTTGCCATCTTTTGCTCAGGAGTAGAACACTTCCATGGTAAAGTCCTCGGTTGTTTTTTGAATACAGTATAGACTGTATGGTCGGCAGAATAAGGTTCAATAAATTCATTATCCCTTTCTGTACGGAAGACCATTGCTTGTATTCCCTGTGGAGAAATACTCAGCTTTAAGGTAGCCTGTTTGTCGGTGATACCTTTTCCGGAAAATGCCCTTATGTCCGGAAACTTAGCCTGTAATGCAGGGTCGAAATTGGAAGATTCTATAATTTCGAACTGTTCAATTTGTCCATCTGCATTAGGCAAAGAGATAATTGTTTTGCGTGCTTGCGCATTGCCTACCGTTTTGAATACTTCCTTACGCAAAGGATTAAAATTCAGGTCAAATAATTTGAATTCGGCCGGAAAGGCAAGTCGGGCTACAGATTTGTCGGTAGTAATCCTGACGGCATCGGTATGGGTTTTCCAATAGTCTTGCGCGAACGCAGTTGTGCTACACAACAATGCAGTTGCGAAGAGTAAAACTTTTCTCATCATAGTTTAGATTATTGGTGAAAAATGGTTGTTTCTATAAATGTAGTTTAACTCTCTGCGGTATAAATTGTACTGACCCAAAATATCTACGCACTATAGGATATGTAATATTTTAGTTACCAATCTTTATTGGTGCTCAATAATAAAAGAATCGGAGTCCATACGAACTCCGATTCTTTATATTTAATTGGTTAGATGTAGTTTGATATTACGGGGCTTGCAGCCTGTCAATAGGAGTAATGGATTCTTCTTTGCTCACCATTTCAAAAGAAATTTTTTGTTCTCTTTCATATAGAAAATGATTGCTCCACACATAATTTACCCGTCCCCAGTTCATAGCCGACGCTACATCCGGGAAAAAGCCTTTCCCATTGTAATTGGCGCTGGTATTACATAAGAGAGGTATGCCACTTAGTTTTTTGTATTCATTAAGCAGACGGAATATGACCGGATTGTCTGATTCACTGACGGTCTGCAGTCTGGCTGTACCATCCAGATGACAAATAGCAGGGATGCGGCTTTTCCATTCCTCCCTGACCTGGTGGTCAAAGAGCATATAAGGATCTTTGTTGCCGGGATCGAAAATGGCTTTTGCATCATGCTCCAGACAGATGGGAGCTACCGGACGATAATCTTCCCTGCCTTTTATATGATTGAGGATTCGCTTCATATAGGGATGTGTAGCCGGCGCCAGAATGCTTCTGTTACCCAGGGCTCTGGGGCCCAGTTCGGCCCGCCCGTTTAGAAATACTACAGGTTCATTTTTCAGAAAAAGATGGAGGGCCAGTTCTTCAATAGTAGCAGGTTTCTTTATCCAACCCTCACGCAGGGCCTCTTCCATGACAGGAGGCCCTGAGAAAACATTCCAGTCAAGATAGTTAATGCCGGTACTATGAATCATTTCGCAGCAACCAGCACCAATGGCACTACCCGAATCATTGGGAAATGGAGGCACCCATACTTCGTTAAACAAACCGGCATTGCGGATAGCACTGTTCCATTTAATATTCAGCGCGCTTCCCCCGGCAAAACATAAGTTCTTCGCTTTATTACCTTCCTTTTTTATTTTCTCTCCCAGCTCTTTTACCAATAGTTGTTCAAGAAAAATGTGGAAAGAAAGCAGGATATCCTCGTGCGCATAATGGAGAGCGCTTGTCTGCCTGATAAAGTCCTGTGCAAATAATTGTGCAAAGATTAATCCCCGTTCTTCATGTCCCTGTCCGAAAATGTTTGCACAGGCCATGGCTTTGTCCTGGTGTTTCTCATAAAGTTCATGGAACACCGGTATCATTTCTTTTCTGTAGGTACCTTTTGCAATATATGCCATCACTTTCCCGGCAACACTCAGATCATCCATAAGGCTGTCCTCATTCACCAGAAAAGGTTTGAAATGTTGTGAAAAGAGCGAGTATATATTCCCTATCATGTTGAATAACACACCCAGGCTTTCCACTTCATTGGTCTTGCAATGATAATAGAATAGTTGCGGGTACATACCTCCGTCCCAGGTAAGTACATAGGAGTCTTGTCCTGCTTTAGCCATAGGACTGGTGCAATAAGCGGCCGCAATATGTCCGGCTATATGAAAGTAACTGGAG belongs to Chitinophaga sp. HK235 and includes:
- a CDS encoding carbamoyltransferase N-terminal domain-containing protein, translating into MKICSIKLSHDGSIALIDDQRLIFSYEMEKLNNAARYSEFNIGIDEINAIFNLYGYSFWQMDKYVIDGWDPHEAQVIDLGKGNTNVNLAGYDRYSEESANIMQRKSFELPGPISFHYSSYFHIAGHIAAAYCTSPMAKAGQDSYVLTWDGGMYPQLFYYHCKTNEVESLGVLFNMIGNIYSLFSQHFKPFLVNEDSLMDDLSVAGKVMAYIAKGTYRKEMIPVFHELYEKHQDKAMACANIFGQGHEERGLIFAQLFAQDFIRQTSALHYAHEDILLSFHIFLEQLLVKELGEKIKKEGNKAKNLCFAGGSALNIKWNSAIRNAGLFNEVWVPPFPNDSGSAIGAGCCEMIHSTGINYLDWNVFSGPPVMEEALREGWIKKPATIEELALHLFLKNEPVVFLNGRAELGPRALGNRSILAPATHPYMKRILNHIKGREDYRPVAPICLEHDAKAIFDPGNKDPYMLFDHQVREEWKSRIPAICHLDGTARLQTVSESDNPVIFRLLNEYKKLSGIPLLCNTSANYNGKGFFPDVASAMNWGRVNYVWSNHFLYEREQKISFEMVSKEESITPIDRLQAP